The Pseudodesulfovibrio sp. JC047 genome includes the window GGGAAAGCGTTGATGATGGCAACCACGACCAGCACGGCCAATACAGGCCTGTTGGATGAACTGATCGTCCCACAATATAAAAAAGATACCGGTGTTGAAATTAAATTCGTTGCCGTCGGCACAGGAAAAGCCTTGAAAATGGCTGAGAACTGCGATGTCGATGTCGTTTTGGTTCATGCACCTGCCGCTGAAAAAGCCTACATGGACAAAGGCGTTCTCGTTGACCGCACCGAACTCATGTACAACGACTTCGTTATCATCGGTCCCGCCGCTGATCCCGCAGGCGTCAAGGGCATGAAGGTCGCAGACGCATTGAAAACCATTGCGGCCAAACAAGCCGCCTTTGCCAGCCGAGGCGACAACTCCGGCACCAACAAAAAGGAACTTTCCCTGTGGAAAGCCGCTGGCATGGCAGTTCCCGAAAAGGACGCCTGGTATGTTCAGACTGGTCAGGGAATGCTCCCAACCATCAACATTGCCAACGAAAAGTCCGGGTACACCATGACCGACCGTGGCACCTTCATCAAATACGCTGACAACCACAAAGGCAACCCGCCGCTGGTCGTTCTCGTCGAAGGCGACAAGGTCCTCTTCAACCAATACAGTGGACTGGCTGTGAACCCCGCACATTGCACGGACACGCAGTATGACCTGGCAAAACAGTTCATCGCATGGATGGCTTCCCCGAAAACACAGGAAGCAATTGGCAACTTCAAGCTCTTGGGCAAGAAGCTTTTCATTCCCAACGCACAGTAGATAGCATACGTTAATTCACCGGGAAGGCAGACTCTGTCTTCCCGGTCAAAAAAAGGTTTTAAATGGACTATCTGCTTCAAGGTTTTCTTCAGGGCTTTGTCCTGCTCTTCACTGGCGACCCTGAGACATATTCAGCTATTTGGGCCACGGTGAGCGCGTCCTCGCTCTCCATGTTCTTCAGTCTCACCATCGGTGTGCCGCTCGGTTTTTTCCTCGGGCACAAAACCTTCATCGGCAAACGAGTCCTGCGAACCCTCGTGGACACGTTGCTCTCCTTTCCCACGGTTGTCATCGGCCTGCTGGTCTATGCCTTTCTGACCAGAAACGGCCCACTCGGCGGAACAGGGCTGCTCTTTTCGATTCCGGGCGTTGCCATCGGACAAACACTGCTCGGCCTGCCCATCATCATCGCCATGACAGCCAATGCAGTCGAAGGTCTCGACAAACGGCTCCCCATGACATTGATTACGCTGGGAGCGAATCCCCGACAAATTCTTTGGGCCACCGTCATGGAAGCCCGTTTCTCCATCATGCTCGCTGCCATGGCCGCCTATGGCCGCATTGTCTCGGAAGTCGGTATTTCCATGCTGGTTGGCGGAAATATCAAATGGCACACCAGAACCATCACCACAGCTATTGCCCTGGAAACAGGCAAAGGAGAATTTGCAGTCGGTATCGCCCTTGGCATTGTCCTGCTCGCTGTGGCCCTTCTCGTGAATATCGCAGCCTCGGGCCTGAAAAAAAAGGCGGTCCAATGAAAACACCAGTTATCTCTTTTCACGCCGTCAAACAGGTTTTCTCAGGGCGGCAGGTGCTCCACATCGACTCATTGGAAATCGAACAGGGAGCCATCATCGGTCTCGCCGGTCCCAACGGGTCCGGAAAATCCACCTTACTCCGTTTGCTCGCTTTTCTCGATGCCCCGACATCCGGCACCATCGCATTCATGGGGAATGAAACATCCAACACCCCCGGCCCGGTTCACCGTCAGGTCACCTTGCTTGTTCAGGAGCCATACCTGCTGAAACGGACGGTTCATGCGAATGTGGCCTATGGGCTGAAAGTCCGCAAAAAATCGGATATGACCACCAAGGTTCACAATGCCTTGACCCAGGTAGGATTGGCACCGGAATCATTTGCCTCCAGGCAGTGGTTCGAGTTATCTGGTGGGGAGGCGCAGCGTGTGGCCCTGGCCGCGCGTCTGGTTCTCAAGCCCAAAGTCTTGCTCATGGATGAACCCACAGCCAGTCTGGACACCCAAAGCGCCACTCGAATCAGGGAGGCCGCGCTCAAAGCGAGAACAGACAATGGAACAAGTCTGGTCGTCGCCAGCCACGATCTCAATTGGCTCGACAAAGTCAGTGACCGTATCATTTATCTCGATCACGGCTCTATTGTCGAGCGACTCTAGTTGTTCCCACGGAGACGGTTCATGAAAGCACTATCCATCGTTGGTCCCAAAAATTCCGGCAAAACGACCCTTGGCCTGGAATTGGCCCGCCACTTCAAGGCGTCCGGTCTGACTGTCGCTGCCGCGAAATTCAGTCATCACGGATTTGACTGGGCCGACACCGACACCACTCAATATGCCGAAGTCTGTGACGCGGTCGCGGGACTCAGCCCCGAAGAAACCTTTGTCAACTGGACAGATCGTCGATTCCTCCCGGATATTCTTCCGCTGCTCACCGCTGACGTCCTCATTGTCGAAGGCGGGAAAACACTCGGGTACCTCCCGCGCGTGCTCTGTTTACGAGGAGATCTTTCGGACGGTACGGACTGGCTTGGTCCCGACCTTGCCATCGCCACCTATGGCGAAACGACATTGGAAGGCATTCCTGCCTATAACGCCATCGAACCACTGGCAAAAACCATTCTCGACAAAGGATTTTTCCTGCCTGGCATGGACTGTGGGACATGCGGACGCCCCAACTGTCGAGCCTTGGCCACCCAAATAGTAGCCGGAAAAGCCACGACCAAAGCGTGTCTGGCCATGCACAATTCCATTGAAGTCGATATCAACGGTTCGCCAGTCGGCATGAAACCGTTTGTCGAAGACATCATTTCCGCTTCGATCCGAGAGATGATCCGCACGCTTAAAGGCTATTCTCCGGGCAAAGCAACCATCAAACTGGACGTTTAACATATGCGCATTGTTCTTTTTGAGCCGGAAATTCCACCGAATACCGGCAACATCGCACGGTTGTGCGCTGCGACCAAAACCCCGCTCCACCTCATAGAACCACTGGGATTCTCGGTTGACGACAAACATCTCAAACGCGCGGGACTGGACTACTGGCCCCATGTCGATGTGACCATTCACCCGAATTTCACAGATTTCATGGAGACGGTGCAACCGCCAAGACTCGTCATGGCCAGCACCAAGGCCACCACATCGCACCACCGTTTCGCTTTTCGGCCAGACGACGCCATCGTACTTGGTCCTGAAACTCGGGGACTGACCCCGGACTTCATGGCTGGTCACTCCACCATCAAGATTCCGATCTGGGGTGAAGTCCGAAGCCTGAATCTTTCCACAGCCACTGGCATTCTCTTGTTTGAAGCCCTGCGGCAGACCAATGGAATTATGGACAACCCAACCTCTCCTTGAATTTTCCGTTCTTGCCCGGTATTGTGCCCTGATTCAACAAACTTTGTGACAACCAACCCAAACATGTGGGACAGACAATACATATGAATATTCTCGTAACAGGTGGCTGCGGATTCATAGGAACGAACTTCGTTCGACTCATGCTGGCCAAACACCCAGACTGGTCCATCATCAATCTGGACAAATTGACCTATGCTGGAAATCGGCTGAATTTGATCGATCTTGAACAAAATGAACCTCGATACACCTTTGTTCATGGCGATATCTGTGACCGAAATCAGGTTATGGACATCCTGGCAAATCATGCCGTTGATGCGGTGGTCAATTTCGCGGCTGAATCCCATGTGGACCGATCCATCAGCGATCCCTCTCCATTTGTCACCACCAA containing:
- a CDS encoding tRNA (cytidine(34)-2'-O)-methyltransferase → MRIVLFEPEIPPNTGNIARLCAATKTPLHLIEPLGFSVDDKHLKRAGLDYWPHVDVTIHPNFTDFMETVQPPRLVMASTKATTSHHRFAFRPDDAIVLGPETRGLTPDFMAGHSTIKIPIWGEVRSLNLSTATGILLFEALRQTNGIMDNPTSP
- a CDS encoding molybdopterin-guanine dinucleotide biosynthesis protein MobB → MKALSIVGPKNSGKTTLGLELARHFKASGLTVAAAKFSHHGFDWADTDTTQYAEVCDAVAGLSPEETFVNWTDRRFLPDILPLLTADVLIVEGGKTLGYLPRVLCLRGDLSDGTDWLGPDLAIATYGETTLEGIPAYNAIEPLAKTILDKGFFLPGMDCGTCGRPNCRALATQIVAGKATTKACLAMHNSIEVDINGSPVGMKPFVEDIISASIREMIRTLKGYSPGKATIKLDV
- a CDS encoding ABC transporter ATP-binding protein, which produces MKTPVISFHAVKQVFSGRQVLHIDSLEIEQGAIIGLAGPNGSGKSTLLRLLAFLDAPTSGTIAFMGNETSNTPGPVHRQVTLLVQEPYLLKRTVHANVAYGLKVRKKSDMTTKVHNALTQVGLAPESFASRQWFELSGGEAQRVALAARLVLKPKVLLMDEPTASLDTQSATRIREAALKARTDNGTSLVVASHDLNWLDKVSDRIIYLDHGSIVERL
- a CDS encoding substrate-binding domain-containing protein, producing the protein MNRLFSFSLALILTVALTVPALAGKALMMATTTSTANTGLLDELIVPQYKKDTGVEIKFVAVGTGKALKMAENCDVDVVLVHAPAAEKAYMDKGVLVDRTELMYNDFVIIGPAADPAGVKGMKVADALKTIAAKQAAFASRGDNSGTNKKELSLWKAAGMAVPEKDAWYVQTGQGMLPTINIANEKSGYTMTDRGTFIKYADNHKGNPPLVVLVEGDKVLFNQYSGLAVNPAHCTDTQYDLAKQFIAWMASPKTQEAIGNFKLLGKKLFIPNAQ
- a CDS encoding ABC transporter permease; the protein is MDYLLQGFLQGFVLLFTGDPETYSAIWATVSASSLSMFFSLTIGVPLGFFLGHKTFIGKRVLRTLVDTLLSFPTVVIGLLVYAFLTRNGPLGGTGLLFSIPGVAIGQTLLGLPIIIAMTANAVEGLDKRLPMTLITLGANPRQILWATVMEARFSIMLAAMAAYGRIVSEVGISMLVGGNIKWHTRTITTAIALETGKGEFAVGIALGIVLLAVALLVNIAASGLKKKAVQ